A DNA window from Theobroma cacao cultivar B97-61/B2 chromosome 5, Criollo_cocoa_genome_V2, whole genome shotgun sequence contains the following coding sequences:
- the LOC18599370 gene encoding seipin-1, whose protein sequence is MEEQEQEVEAYSVIPKPADWLTSLISLQADVLYNCFITLASPFSTFLSVASESYHRAEETTASVGTAVQKVPSEITHASIILLKRVALGLLGAAQVCMLLVLVMVLAALVGIGLVQTWLEEPVFVREKLYFDYTEVNPKAVLCFGGSGFDCSSHRKRQMAVPVGHTFHVYLVLLMPESDFNTHIGVFQLTAELLSSNGNVIAKSSQPVMLWFRSLPVRLARTFLMGLPLLLGISSETQKIKIEILRYKEGHPRTEAVRVILAPRAGTSLLPQLYDAQIIMNSQLPWNKQLLRNWKWTLYVWTSLHVYIMFLVILIGCCKPLFFPVITAGFSNRDEGEAGEEESIEPVISGRNDQSEVSDLLSNWYHSRRKQKATFLHKNFSDIAGSSASSMSVTREDTSGVIEEDVGDSESVCLGG, encoded by the exons ATGGAGGAGCAAGAACAAGAAGTAGAAGCCTACAGCGTTATACCAAAACCAGCTGACTGGCTCACCAGCTTAATATCTCTTCAAGCTGATGTCCTCTACAACTGTTTTATCACCCTTGCTTCCCCTTTCTCCACCTTCCTTTCTGTAGCCTCAGAGTCGTACCACCGTGCTGAAGAGACAACGGCAAGCGTCGGAACGGCCGTTCAAAAGGTCCCTTCTGAAATCACTCATGCTAGCATCATCTTGTTGAAGAGAGTTGCGTTGGGACTTCTGGGAGCTGCACAAGTGTGCATGTTGTTGGTTTTGGTGATGGTTTTGGCTGCTTTGGTGGGAATTGGGTTGGTGCAAACTTGGCTGGAAGAGCCTGTTTTTGTTAGAGAGAAATTGTACTTTGATTACACTGAGGTGAATCCTAAGGCAGTGTTGTGTTTTGGTGGTAGTGGGTTTGACTGCAGCAGTCATAGAAAGAGGCAAATGGCTGTTCCTGTTGGTCATACATTTCATGTTTATTTGGTTCTTTTGATGCCTGAATCTGATTTCAATACGCATATTGGGGTGTTTCAG TTGACTGCAGAACTCTTATCGAGTAATGGAAATGTAATTGCAAAGTCTAGCCAGCCTGTTATGTTGTGGTTCAGAAGCCTACCAGTTCGACTTGCACGAACATTTCTCATGGGTTTACCTCTCTTGCTTGGAATTTCAAGTGAGAcacaaaagataaaaattgaGATATTGAGATACAAAGAAGGACATCCAAGAACTGAAGCTGTTAGGGTAATTTTGGCTCCAAGGGCCGGGACTTCATTGCTTCCACAGTTGTATGATGCTCAAATCATTATGAACTCACAGTTAccttggaataaacaattgcTCCGCAATTGGAAGTGGACGCTGTATGTGTGGACATCTCTCCATGTTTACATAATGTTCCTTGTAATTCTCATTGGCTGCTGTAAACCACTATTCTTTCCAGTGATAACAGCAGGTTTCAGTAACCGAGATGAAGGAGAAGCAGGGGAAGAGGAATCCATAGAACCAGTAATCAGTGGCAGAAATGATCAAAGTGAGGTTTCTGATCTACTAAGTAACTGGTACCATAGCAGACGCAAGCAAAAGGCAACCTTTCTGCACAAGAATTTCTCAGATATTGCTGGCTCATCAGCCTCAAGCATGAGTGTAACTAGGGAAGATACGAGTGGGGTCATTGAAGAGGATGTGGGAGACTCAGAATCAGTATGTTTAGGTGGTTGA
- the LOC18599371 gene encoding probable WRKY transcription factor 2: protein MDHNVTVFTNRQESVTADDDDDDSKTADYGGGAGGGGGFGKRGGSIAERRAATCGFKAERISTARFRASTSPLASPSARSPYLTIPPGISPTALLDSPIMLPNAQVSPTTGTFPVPFLNHDSQVLNPSNGDRGSNIVSSFTFKPQNLDSQPSFSSLEDQVSSSFNLVQSAEVHCQCLAKLEPPLDFEFPAEFSKKASSTNSAAVSVADVKVLNDIVNDNANLGFHPSELASDEMPMPKEPLLGEDVNTHLSEGDQKGINTAMGMARTSEDGYNWRKYGQKQVKGSEYPRSYYKCTHPNCQVKKKVERSLDGQITEIIYKGAHNHPKPLPCRRPSIGSTLSSDEMSEIAEGGGTCVKVEGGLIWRNAQAGSRDIKLGSDWRADGLERTSSTSVVTDLSDPLSTAQGKSFGAFELAETPEFSSTLASHDDDNDDRATQGSISLCDDAANDDESESKRRKTESCLTEMNATSGALREPRVVVQIESDVDILDDGYRWRKYGQKVVKGNPNPRSYYKCTTPGCPVRKHVERASHNLKCVLTTYDGKHNHEVPAARSSSHVNSSGCNLPPTVPNTQAALALARNTNALKPETPIQDIVPPFDQKPEFKNEYLRPSFLRDFSNEMKLGAASLASVYQMKFPSIQNTIPYGSFGVNPNCIAAHQSGSLASTVPNFPMSLPLNHPTSANLSLAGFDINNGGKSTGPTHSFLPGQQLKESTTRFLGIKQEVKDDNLYNPCLPIVDHASASSLSSVFQQANGNFPS, encoded by the exons ATGGACCACAATGTAACCGTTTTCACCAACCGCCAAGAATCCGTTACGGCTGATGACGATGATGATGATTCCAAAACCGCTGATTACGGCGGAGGAGCCGGAGGCGGCGGCGGTTTTGGTAAGAGAGGCGGCAGCATTGCGGAGAGGAGGGCTGCAACGTGCGGGTTCAAGGCGGAGAGGATAAGTACGGCGAGGTTCCGGGCGTCCACTAGCCCCTTGGCCTCCCCATCGGCGCGGTCGCCTTACCTTACTATTCCTCCTGGGATTAGCCCCACTGCTTTGTTGGATTCTCCTATTATGTTGCCCAACGCTCAG GTATCTCCCACCACTGGAACATTTCCAGTACCCTTTCTCAATCATGATAGTCAAGTGCTGAATCCTAGCAATGGGGACAGAGGCAGCAATATAGTCTCTTCCTTCACATTCAAGCCGCAGAATTTGGATTCTCAGCCAAGCTTTTCTAGTTTAGAAGATCAG gtTTCTTCCTCTTTTAATCTTGTTCAGAGTGCTGAGGTTCATTGTCAATGTCTTGCCAAATTGGAACCACCTTTGGATTTTGAATTTCCTGCAGAATTCTCAAAAAAAGCTAGTTCAACGAATTCTGCAGCAGTATCAGTTGCTGATGTCAAAGTTTTAAATGACATTGTGAACGATAATGCTAATTTGGGATTCCATCCTTCTGAGTTGGCTAGTGATGAAATGCCTATGCCGAAAGAACCTCTTCTTGGAGAAGATGTTAACACGCATCTTTCTGAAGGTGATCAGAAGGGGATAAACACTGCAATGGGAATGGCAAGAACATCAGAAGATGGATATAATTGGAGGAAGTATGGACAGAAACAGGTAAAGGGTAGTGAATATCCAAGAAGCTACTATAAATGTACCCATCCAAATTGTCAGGTGAAGAAGAAGGTAGAGCGTTCACTTGATGGCCAAATTACTGAAATCATCTACAAGGGTGCCCATAATCACCCAAAGCCTTTGCCTTGTCGTCGGCCATCCATTGGGTCCACTTTATCATCTGATGAAATGTCCGAGATTGCAGAAGGTGGTGGAACTTGTGTCAAAGTTGAAGGTGGTTTAATTTGGAGAAATGCCCAAGCAGGGTCCAGGGATATTAAGCTTGGGTCTGATTGGAGAGCTGATGGTCTGGAAAGAACATCCTCAACATCTGTTGTAACAGATCTTTCTGATCCACTGTCAACTGCCCAAGGGAAATCTTTTGGTGCATTTGAATTGGCTGAAACTCCAGAGTTTTCATCAACACTTGCTagtcatgatgatgataatgatgatAGGGCTACCCAGGGAAGTATATCACTCTGTGATGATGCAGCTAATGATGATGAGTCTGAGTCAAAAAGAAG GAAGACAGAGAGCTGCTTGACGGAGATGAATGCGACATCTGGGGCTCTTCGTGAACCAAGAGTTGTTGTACAAATAGAAAGTGATGTGGACATACTTGATGATGGCTATCGTTGGAGGAAGTATGGGCAGAAGGTTGTCAAAGGAAACCCTAATCCTAG GAGCTATTACAAATGCACAACTCCTGGATGTCCTGTGAGAAAGCATGTGGAAAGAGCCTCCCATAATCTAAAATGTGTACTCACGACGTATGACGGAAAACACAATCATGAAGTTCCAGCTGCCAGAAGCAGCAGTCATGTTAATTCAAGTGGTTGTAATTTACCACCAACCGTGCCTAACACTCAAGCTGCCCTGGCATTAGCCAGAAATACCAATGCTCTGAAGCCTGAAACACCAATTCAAGATATTGTACCTCCTTTTGATCAAAAGcctgaatttaaaaatgaatatcTGAGACCTAGTTTTCTTAGGGATTTCAGCAATGAGATGAAGCTTGGGGCAGCTTCACTGGCTTCTGTTTACCAAATGAAGTTTCCTTCCATACAGAATACTATTCCTTATGGCTCTTTTGGAGTAAATCCAAACTGCATTGCAGCTCATCAATCTGGTTCACTAGCCTCAACAGTTCCGAATTTTCCAATGTCATTGCCGTTGAATCACCCAACATCAGCAAATCTATCATTGGCTGGTTTTGATATTAATAACGGTGGAAAATCAACTGGTCCAACACACTCTTTCCTTCCAGGGCAACAGTTAAAAGAGAGTACTACAAGGTTCCTTGGGATTAAACAGGAGGTAAAGGATGACAACCTTTATAATCCTTGCCTACCCATTGTTGACCATGCAAGTGcatcatcattatcatcaGTCTTTCAGCAGGCCAACGGAAATTTTCCATCCTAG
- the LOC18599372 gene encoding uncharacterized protein LOC18599372, giving the protein MTGKAKPKKHTAKEIATKVDAATTNRGGGKAGLADRSGVEKGGHAKYECPHCKTTAPDLKSMQIHHDAKHPKIPFEESKLVNRHAGHVADCSKSRPGVRGSFKK; this is encoded by the coding sequence ATGACAGGCAAAGCCAAGCCCAAGAAGCATACGGCCAAGGAAATCGCGACCAAGGTCGACGCCGCAACCACCAACCGAGGCGGCGGCAAGGCCGGATTAGCTGACCGTTCGGGTGTGGAGAAGGGTGGACATGCCAAGTATGAGTGTCCTCATTGCAAAACAACGGCTCCAGATCTGAAGTCGATGCAGATTCATCATGATGCGAAGCATCCGAAGATTCCCTTTGAAGAATCAAAGCTTGTGAATCGTCATGCTGGTCATGTGGCTGATTGTTCCAAGTCTCGTCCCGGTGTTAGGGGTAgctttaaaaagtaa